In Bacillus toyonensis BCT-7112, a single window of DNA contains:
- the exsB gene encoding exosporium protein ExsB, translated as MKRDIRKAVEEIKSAGMEDFLHQDPSTFECDDDKFSHHKCTTGCKCTTGGRCPRTRCTRVKHCTFVTKCTHVKKWTFVTKCTRVRVQKWTFVTKVTRRKECVLVTKRTRRKHCTFVTKCIRFEKKFYWTKRSFCKKCEFFPHGHGHSCDDSCDHGRDCHDDGHKWNDCKDSRHKSSSCKNKKFDHFWYKKRNC; from the coding sequence ATGAAACGTGATATTAGAAAAGCTGTTGAAGAAATCAAAAGTGCTGGGATGGAGGATTTCTTACATCAAGATCCAAGTACTTTTGAGTGCGATGATGATAAATTCTCTCATCATAAATGTACTACAGGATGTAAATGCACTACAGGAGGTAGATGTCCAAGAACAAGATGTACTCGCGTGAAACATTGTACGTTCGTTACAAAATGTACGCACGTAAAAAAATGGACATTTGTTACGAAATGTACTCGTGTTCGTGTTCAAAAATGGACATTCGTTACGAAAGTGACGCGTAGAAAAGAATGCGTTTTAGTTACAAAACGTACTCGTAGAAAACATTGTACTTTCGTTACAAAATGCATACGCTTTGAAAAGAAATTTTACTGGACAAAACGAAGTTTCTGTAAAAAATGCGAATTCTTCCCTCACGGACACGGTCACTCTTGCGATGATTCATGTGATCACGGTAGAGACTGTCACGATGACGGACACAAATGGAATGATTGCAAAGATAGCAGACACAAGTCTTCTTCTTGCAAGAATAAAAAATTCGATCACTTCTGGTATAAAAAACGTAATTGCTAG
- a CDS encoding NUDIX hydrolase, with amino-acid sequence MTIKWIDWVKQIQSIAQAGLTYSKDVYDIERFQQLRDISISMMSHYTKTDWEVVAKLFASETGYQTPKVDIRAVICQNEKLLFVKEKSDGKWAFPGGWADVGYTPTEVAAKEVFEETGYEVDRFKLLAIFDQEKHQPSPSATHVYKIFIGCNIVGGEKKVSIETEEIEFFGEDELPDLSIARNTEEQIKEMFAYMKDPQKEKIID; translated from the coding sequence ATGACGATTAAATGGATTGATTGGGTAAAACAAATACAATCTATAGCCCAAGCGGGTTTAACGTATTCTAAAGATGTGTACGATATAGAACGTTTCCAACAATTACGAGACATTTCGATTTCGATGATGTCACATTACACAAAAACAGATTGGGAAGTAGTAGCGAAACTATTTGCAAGTGAGACGGGCTATCAAACACCAAAAGTTGATATACGAGCAGTTATTTGTCAAAATGAAAAGCTATTATTTGTGAAGGAAAAAAGTGATGGGAAATGGGCATTTCCAGGTGGATGGGCTGATGTTGGTTATACGCCAACAGAAGTAGCAGCAAAAGAGGTTTTCGAAGAGACAGGATATGAAGTAGATCGTTTTAAGCTACTAGCTATATTTGATCAAGAAAAGCATCAACCATCGCCTTCAGCAACGCATGTATATAAGATTTTTATTGGTTGTAATATTGTTGGTGGGGAAAAGAAGGTTAGTATTGAAACAGAAGAAATAGAGTTTTTTGGTGAAGATGAATTGCCGGATTTATCAATTGCTAGAAATACAGAAGAGCAAATTAAAGAAATGTTTGCTTATATGAAAGACCCACAGAAAGAAAAAATAATAGATTAA
- the cotH gene encoding spore coat protein CotH, with protein MLPSYDFFVHPMYLVELKKDIWSDSPVPAKLTYGKKKYDIDIVYRGAHIREFEKKSYHVVFYKPKKFQGAKEFHLNSEFMDPSLIRNKLSLDFFHDIGVLSPKSQHVFIKINGQIQGVYLQLESVDENFLKNRGLPSGSIYYAIDDDANFSLMSERDKDVKTELFAGYEFKYSNKNSEEQLSEFVFQANTLSREDYEKEIGKFLHVDKYLRWLAGVIFTQNFDGFVHNYALYHNDETNLFEVIPWDYDATWGRDVQGRPLNHEYIRIQGYNTLSARLLDIPVFRKQYRSILEEILEDQFTVSFMRPKVEALCELIRPYLLQDPYMKEKLETFDQEADMIYEYINKRRKYIQDHLHELD; from the coding sequence ATGCTGCCTTCATATGATTTTTTTGTTCATCCAATGTACTTAGTGGAATTGAAAAAAGATATTTGGTCAGATAGTCCAGTGCCAGCAAAATTAACTTATGGAAAAAAGAAGTATGACATTGATATCGTATACCGGGGTGCTCATATTCGCGAATTTGAGAAAAAGTCTTATCATGTTGTATTTTATAAACCGAAAAAATTTCAAGGCGCGAAAGAGTTTCATTTGAATTCTGAGTTTATGGATCCGTCACTCATACGAAATAAATTATCTTTAGATTTTTTTCATGATATTGGTGTACTTTCGCCAAAATCACAACATGTATTTATAAAAATCAATGGTCAAATTCAAGGTGTATATTTACAGTTAGAATCAGTTGATGAAAACTTTTTGAAAAATAGAGGATTACCGAGTGGTTCTATTTATTATGCGATAGATGATGATGCGAATTTTTCATTAATGAGTGAGCGAGATAAAGATGTTAAGACAGAGCTCTTTGCGGGTTATGAATTTAAATATTCGAATAAAAATAGTGAAGAACAACTAAGTGAATTTGTATTTCAAGCGAATACTTTGTCGAGGGAAGATTATGAAAAAGAAATTGGGAAGTTTCTACATGTAGATAAATATTTACGATGGTTAGCTGGAGTAATTTTCACGCAAAACTTTGACGGTTTCGTTCATAACTATGCACTATACCATAACGATGAGACAAATTTATTTGAAGTTATACCGTGGGATTATGATGCAACTTGGGGGCGAGATGTACAAGGGAGACCGCTTAATCATGAATATATTCGCATTCAAGGGTATAACACGTTAAGTGCAAGATTGTTAGACATACCTGTATTTAGAAAGCAGTATCGAAGTATTTTAGAAGAAATATTAGAAGACCAATTTACAGTTTCGTTTATGAGGCCGAAAGTAGAAGCGTTGTGTGAATTGATTCGTCCATATTTACTACAAGATCCATATATGAAAGAAAAATTAGAAACGTTTGATCAAGAGGCTGATATGATTTATGAATATATAAATAAAAGAAGGAAGTATATACAAGACCACTTACATGAATTGGATTAA
- a CDS encoding putative polysaccharide biosynthesis protein has product MKGSPFIRGTIFLTMATMISKMLGFIYIIPFTAMVGTSGYVLYAYAYRPYTIMLSIATMGLPLAVSKMVSKYDQLNDYHTVKRVLKSGIVFMLIMGVVSCVTLYVLAPHLAELVVDGSDQTGNSVTAVATNIQIVSFALILVPVMSLLRGFFQGFQSMGPSALSVVVEQFFRVLTILIGSFVVLYVLKASVSLAVGISTFGAFMGAIGGLAVLTAYYVRRRRHLKKKEMASIPQTTKSFFSLYKELFTYSIPFVVVGLAIPLYQTIDTFTINKLLIQIGYMQGEAEKINAIIGLVQMVVLIPVSVATAFSMSLVPEMTKAYTAGNTKLLYKHFTKTNLLVVGITVPAAIGMMVLAKPIYTLLFSTGNDPEIGSVILQYYAPACILFSLFTVTAAMLQGINQQQKTVLGLVIGIIVKIILNIVLLPYFDYVSFIISTYAGYTISVGFNLWMLSKYVIKAT; this is encoded by the coding sequence ATGAAAGGGTCACCGTTTATACGTGGAACGATATTTTTAACGATGGCAACGATGATATCTAAAATGTTAGGGTTTATATATATTATACCATTTACAGCAATGGTTGGTACGAGTGGGTACGTTCTATACGCGTATGCATATCGTCCTTATACGATTATGCTGAGTATAGCGACGATGGGGTTACCGCTCGCTGTTTCAAAGATGGTATCAAAATATGATCAACTAAATGATTATCATACAGTTAAAAGAGTACTAAAGAGTGGTATCGTTTTTATGTTAATAATGGGAGTTGTATCGTGTGTCACACTGTATGTATTAGCCCCGCATTTAGCTGAACTTGTAGTTGATGGAAGTGATCAAACGGGGAATAGTGTAACTGCTGTCGCTACTAACATTCAAATTGTAAGTTTTGCGTTAATACTTGTACCAGTAATGAGTTTATTAAGAGGCTTCTTTCAAGGATTTCAGTCGATGGGACCTTCTGCATTAAGTGTAGTTGTAGAGCAATTCTTTCGGGTCTTAACTATATTGATAGGAAGTTTTGTCGTATTATATGTTTTAAAAGCTTCTGTATCGCTAGCAGTTGGTATTTCAACGTTTGGTGCTTTCATGGGAGCAATAGGTGGATTAGCTGTTTTAACTGCGTATTATGTAAGAAGGAGAAGGCATTTAAAGAAAAAAGAGATGGCAAGTATACCGCAAACGACGAAATCTTTCTTCTCGTTGTATAAGGAGCTCTTTACATATTCTATTCCTTTCGTCGTGGTTGGTTTAGCTATTCCTTTGTATCAGACTATAGATACATTTACAATTAATAAACTACTTATACAAATTGGATATATGCAAGGAGAAGCGGAAAAAATCAATGCGATTATTGGTCTTGTTCAAATGGTTGTACTTATCCCAGTTTCAGTTGCGACTGCTTTTAGTATGTCTCTCGTTCCAGAGATGACGAAAGCTTATACAGCAGGGAATACGAAGTTACTATATAAACATTTTACAAAGACGAATCTATTAGTAGTAGGGATTACGGTACCAGCGGCGATTGGAATGATGGTGTTAGCAAAACCAATATATACGCTTTTGTTTAGTACGGGGAATGATCCGGAGATAGGGAGTGTTATTCTACAATATTATGCTCCTGCGTGTATACTATTTTCACTCTTTACTGTAACGGCTGCCATGCTGCAAGGAATTAATCAACAACAGAAAACAGTATTAGGTTTAGTAATCGGAATTATTGTAAAGATAATATTAAATATTGTATTGCTTCCGTATTTCGATTATGTAAGTTTTATCATTTCAACTTACGCTGGCTATACGATTTCAGTTGGTTTTAACTTGTGGATGCTTTCTAAATATGTTATAAAGGCAACATAA
- a CDS encoding DedA family protein has translation MLANIIDQLLQFFASLGYFGVALALMIEVIPSEIVLSYAGFLVADGKISFVGAVIAGTIGGTLAQIFLYWLGYYGGRPVVEKYGKYLLINKHHLDIAEGWFKRYGAGVIFSARFIPVVRHAISIPAGLAKMPLKLFTLYTVVAIIPWSILFIYLGEKLGGNWRHIKEYASDYTHYIIIGAVLFIALYFGLKYLKKKKTTR, from the coding sequence ATGTTAGCAAATATAATAGATCAGTTATTGCAATTTTTTGCAAGCTTAGGGTACTTTGGAGTAGCTCTTGCTTTAATGATTGAAGTAATCCCAAGTGAAATTGTACTTTCGTATGCTGGCTTTTTAGTAGCGGATGGTAAAATTAGTTTTGTGGGGGCAGTTATCGCCGGAACGATTGGTGGTACTTTAGCGCAAATCTTTTTATACTGGCTTGGATACTACGGAGGGCGTCCGGTTGTAGAGAAATATGGGAAATATCTACTTATTAATAAACACCATTTAGACATAGCGGAAGGTTGGTTTAAACGTTACGGAGCAGGCGTAATATTTTCTGCACGCTTTATTCCAGTAGTACGTCATGCGATCTCTATTCCAGCAGGACTAGCTAAGATGCCATTAAAACTATTTACACTTTATACGGTTGTAGCGATTATTCCATGGTCAATTCTATTTATATACTTAGGTGAAAAACTTGGTGGGAATTGGCGTCATATTAAAGAGTATGCATCTGATTATACACATTACATAATTATAGGAGCTGTGCTCTTTATTGCACTATACTTCGGTTTAAAGTATTTGAAAAAGAAAAAAACAACACGTTAA